A single region of the Mugil cephalus isolate CIBA_MC_2020 chromosome 4, CIBA_Mcephalus_1.1, whole genome shotgun sequence genome encodes:
- the LOC125007195 gene encoding ADP-ribosylation factor 4-like → MGVIISQIFSRFISKTPVRILMVGLDAAGKTTLLYKLKLAEVVTTIPTLGFNVETVDYKNISFTVWDVGGQTVIRPLWRHYFANTQGLIFVVDSNDNERLKEAADELHRMLEEDQLRGVAILVFANKQDLPRAMSVSEVAEGLRLSGVSQPWFVQASCAVSGTGLAEGLDWLSNQILKH, encoded by the exons ATGGGCGTCATCATCTCACAAATCTTCTCCAGGTTCATCTCCAAGACACCCGTCAGGATTTTAATGG TTGGTCTGGACGCCGCAGGTAAAACCACCCTGCTGTACAAACTGAAGCTGGCCGAGGTCGTCACCACCATCCCGACTCTGG GGTTCAATGTGGAGACAGTGGATTACAAGAACATCAGTTTCACAGTTTGGGATGTCGGTGGTCAGACTGTGATCAGACCTCTCTGGAGACACTACTTCGCCAACACACAG GGCTTGATATTTGTGGTGGACAGCAACGACAACGAGAGGCTTAAAGAGGCTGCAGACGAGCTGCACAGGATG ctggaggaggaccAGCTGAGGGGCGTGGCCATACTGGTCTTTGCCAACAAACAGGATTTACCCAGAGCCATGTCAGTCAGTGAAGTCGCAGAGGGCCTCCGCCTGTCAGGAGTCTCACAGCCG TGGTTCGTCCAGGCCTCGTGTGCCGTCAGTGGTACCGGTCTGGCCGAGGGTCTGGACTGGCTCTCCAACCAGATCCTCAAACATTAG